The genomic window CTGGAGGAGCCAAATGACATTTCTTCACATACAGTATTTATCCAGCAGAGTTACAAGTAGTAAAGGAGTTTACATTCTGAACCAAAAGTACTTAAACATTACTCTAAATCTGTAGGAAAATTGCCTCTAGAAACCCATTAGCTAAACATGCAATCAAGGTGCCAAAGAAATCTAAAAAACAGTCTGCTTGAACTACTGATGGTGTGAGATGAGATTTATAGTCCCCGAGCTTGAAAAACAGTCATTTTTTGGCAGTCTTTACTAGAGATTATAGGAAAACCCCAATTGTTCAGGAAATACTGGTACTTACTAGGAAGTATTCAGCAGCTTCATCTGGGGGAGAGGCTTTCCTAAAGCTTTCTTCCTGAAAATGCAGGAGGTTCGTAGGTAGTGCAATACCAGAAGTCCGAAACCTGCCTGTCCCGCAGGAATTCTGTAAACTTTCCCTGCTTGTGCTTCGGGCCAGCGAAGCTAGAAATTCTAAGTTATTTACAGAACCCACAGGTTCTTTGTATGCCTTGTTTGCCACCTCTgtgatgtccctagcctccatTTTAGAAATGATATCAGGTCTTTTGCCAGGTGAGTCTACCTTCACACCACGAAATCTTGTAGTCCTTGGAAAAGAGGAGTCTGCTATATTGCGGACCTCCAAAGATCGGAGCAGATTTGGGGAGGCAGCAGGTCTCAAGTTACCAACCTCAAAGCATTTGGGTTGTGTCTGTGGTTTCAGAGAACTGTGATGTGCCACTTGGGCTGAATACCGAAGAGGTGATAAGAGTGTGTTCTTCGGAGGACTTAGTTCACGAGTGTTGAGAAGTCCAGCCTCCATTGTTGTAGCGCTCAGGATTTTTGTAATGGGTTTGCTATGCTGTTCTACAGCCTTAGACTCGTCATCCCCATCAGACAGTCCAAGCTCTGGGTTTACCTTCCCTATTCCATATAATTCACTATACTGTTCAGCAGTGTTTGCTTCTGCTAACAAAGCAAAAGCATCCGTTTCAGGTAGAAACTTGTCTTCTGTTGCACACAGTTCTACGTTTGTTAGATGTGGATACATGACAGGATCATCCTCGTTTGTGGATGTCACATTTTCTAAAGCTTTTTCGGAATTTATAGGCAGCGATGGGACAGGGGGAAGGAAGTTATTTGTAGGTAGTTTTGCATTTTCTAGTTCAACACGAGATATTTTCGGTGGTAGTCGAATGCTATTAACTGACTGAGACCGGGAGGTGCTCTCCCAGTTGTCATCTTCCTTCAGAAAGTCACTAGTAATGGATGGCATTGTTCTACCAGCAGTGGCCAAAGTAGCCAAAGCTGAAAGTGCATT from Gopherus flavomarginatus isolate rGopFla2 chromosome 6, rGopFla2.mat.asm, whole genome shotgun sequence includes these protein-coding regions:
- the ZFAND4 gene encoding AN1-type zinc finger protein 4 isoform X3; translated protein: MKSTGIPVSQQHLIWNNVELEDDYCLNDYNISEGCTLKLVLAMRGGPINTRRVPVEDPIREMAEYMDPSRDEVWEKGPSNKQVTFLVYREGDQLNFFRVVDRGDGTLTPLSESLSGGSVYNLYGDDDEETEASPSGQQIIENSITMNKMKLLKAKMENMNLSKKPKKTVKVKPRPPMAPRPSSSSAAAARHRFLRVLPHIGQSCLPPPGNSYPLESSQNALSALATLATAGRTMPSITSDFLKEDDNWESTSRSQSVNSIRLPPKISRVELENAKLPTNNFLPPVPSLPINSEKALENVTSTNEDDPVMYPHLTNVELCATEDKFLPETDAFALLAEANTAEQYSELYGIGKVNPELGLSDGDDESKAVEQHSKPITKILSATTMEAGLLNTRELSPPKNTLLSPLRYSAQVAHHSSLKPQTQPKCFEVGNLRPAASPNLLRSLEVRNIADSSFPRTTRFRGVKVDSPGKRPDIISKMEARDITEVANKAYKEPVGSVNNLEFLASLARSTSRESLQNSCGTGRFRTSGIALPTNLLHFQEESFRKASPPDEAAEYFLSGHGLGMNGNVAATGKRVAGEATHLPPVNGSMQTKKKTTKHCFLCGKKTGLATSYECRCGNNFCATHRYAETHTCTYDYKSTGRRFLQETNPVVSAPKLPKI
- the ZFAND4 gene encoding AN1-type zinc finger protein 4 isoform X4; translated protein: MRGGPINTRRVPVEDPIREMAEYMDPSRDEVWEKGPSNKQVTFLVYREGDQLNFFRVVDRGDGTLTPLSESLSGGSVYNLYGDDDEETEASPSGQQIIENSITMNKMKLLKAKMENMNLSKKPKKTVKVKPRPPMAPRPSSSSAAAARHRFLRVLPHIGQSCLPPPGNSYPLESSQNALSALATLATAGRTMPSITSDFLKEDDNWESTSRSQSVNSIRLPPKISRVELENAKLPTNNFLPPVPSLPINSEKALENVTSTNEDDPVMYPHLTNVELCATEDKFLPETDAFALLAEANTAEQYSELYGIGKVNPELGLSDGDDESKAVEQHSKPITKILSATTMEAGLLNTRELSPPKNTLLSPLRYSAQVAHHSSLKPQTQPKCFEVGNLRPAASPNLLRSLEVRNIADSSFPRTTRFRGVKVDSPGKRPDIISKMEARDITEVANKAYKEPVGSVNNLEFLASLARSTSRESLQNSCGTGRFRTSGIALPTNLLHFQEESFRKASPPDEAAEYFLSGHGLGMNGNVAATGKRVAGEATHLPPVNGSMQTKKKTTKHCFLCGKKTGLATSYECRCGNNFCATHRYAETHTCTYDYKSTGRRFLQETNPVVSAPKLPKI